Genomic segment of Scyliorhinus torazame isolate Kashiwa2021f chromosome 7, sScyTor2.1, whole genome shotgun sequence:
TTTTTAGTTTGTTGGAAAAATGAAAACTATtgtatggttttttttttttacttgcaAATTTTCAACAGCATAAATGTTGTCAGAAGCGAGTCCACTTTGAAGCTCATGTCTGTGAATAAAATGATCTGGAGTTTTCACTTGAGAGTTCAGCTTTTGAGAACTTTAGTTACAATAGCTCAGAAATGCCAGTTTTTATTTGTGGGCATTTGATGCCTGCTTGAGATTTAGAGGAATTCTTTATTTTTGTAATGATTATGAAAAAATCCCTGTAAATTAAAAAACTTTTGTCAGCTGATAAATACTTTTTCACCATTACAAACAATACTGTAGGTGTTTAATATTGCAGTCCGCCAGTAAATTACTACAAGAACTGCAATCATgatataacaaaaaaaaaaaaaaaacccttttTTAAAAACAGTCTTGATCTGCAGTAAGAAATGATTGCCTTGTGATTGATATATTCACTTTCCAAAATCCCCACATTCTCTGATGGTATACCAAATATGAAAAGTGCTGGAATAGCAGTGCTAAAACAGAGCTTTTTACATTCTTCATATATATCTTAGCAACTTGAGATTTCTAATCAATGTTATTTGTAAATTTTGCAGAATATTCTTTTCTGTATTTTCCCTCCGCATTCTCAAATATTGAATGTTGACAGTTTTATAATGGCAAGTTTCTCGCCAATAATTGTCTTAAATGGACAAAGTGATCTTTAGTTTTTCTTTTTTAATAGGAAAGAAACATGGTTAACCAAGTTACCGACCCAAGGTGTACATAACAATGGGTCATTTATACTCCGAGAAAGGTTGATTCTGGTAAATAAATTAATCAGAGACAATGTTATAGGTCTAATCTGACTAGGTATACTTGGTAGTAATTCCTGTATCACTTCATTCAGAAAAAAGGTATTTGAAAACATTGATGTAATTTTGAACTGTGGCTCAGAGTGCTTTCCTTATAACTACAACAAAATGATTTTTACAAATTTGTTAGACTTGAACAAAAGCTGTAATGTTCCTTTGCCAGTTTGCAGTTCCGACACTTGTATAACTAGATCATTTGCACTTGTAATAAGCTCGTCACTACATTTCTATGCAAAAATGTTTTCCTCTTTTTGCAATGGGAAGAAAAATATATTGATTGTAGATCTATTTTCTTATTTATGAAGGGGATTTTGCTAAATGTCTTAATATTCAGACCTCTAATTAAAGCTATAATTTAAGAACTACTTTGTTGGAATTTTTTTTATGTGCGACAGATTTGGAGCCAAATTGCTTTCCTGTTCGAAAGGGGATTATCGCACGATATACTCCATTTAGCATTCGATCAAGAAATACTGACTGCAGTGGAAAATGGGTGGAGATTAAAGATTTAAATTTGGGACAGACTGAGGACCGCCTTAATGACAACTAAACTGTTTGCCCTTATTACTCCACCTGAAACTGACTAATTTCTAAAGTTCACACAAGCAGAATTATGTAgaaacacacggacagtgacctgggtcctcgacgctgtgaggtagcactgctaaacactgcaccactgtgccgcctgggATGGACTTAACATTCCGTGACAAAGGGTTCCATGGTCCAGGACTAGCTTGATCAACGTTTAACAAAAGAAAacgtgagagagagaagagaatgtTCAATCTGCAACTAATGATAATTATGCAATATAGTGAACAAGAATGTCTTTGATCCTATTTAACATTGAATTAAACAAATAGCAATAAAGGTTTCTTCAATGAGGCTGGCCAATCCCCCATATCAAATACCACCTTGTAGCATATTAATACAAACAAGTCCAGCATCTAGTTTCATATATTGGAAACAGCAACACTCGAGTAATTGTAATCTAACAGGGCAAAGCAAGGTAAACTAAAATTTAATCAATTGTGACATTTCCACAATAGAAAGACAATGCATGTTTAATTGTATCCCTCCTACTACCCAGAAGTCCATAGTTCTCTAAATTAATTACATTCTTTGAACAGGCGTACAAGAAATCCTGGCTGTTTTCCTGACACTcgaatgtttatttttttttaaaaagctgcattAAATTTTTTAATGGTTCGAACCTCAGTGTTTTTCCCTAAGCAATTCAATCTTGACCTGGTGAGCTTTTGAGGACTTTGAGAATGAACTTTTACAAATTTGTAAGGGAATGGCCTTCCCACTTAAATAAAGTTTATTATGGCAGTCAGGGAGCCATGGGTCCATCTTTGTGCTACCATTTTTCCATATTAAAATGTATGCCATTATAAATCCAGTCATGAAAGCATCAAACCCTGCACGGTGGGTACCCCCCTCATATTTTTCCACTTTGCTCTTTTCCACCAATTCAGTTCTTGTACACTTTTGATCCTCGGGGTTGTTTTCCATTTTACTGTTGCTTATAAATTCCCCCTGCTTTTCCACTCCAGAGAGATTGTCTTCACTCCCCTCCGCGTCTAAGGTGGCCCCTGGGAGTTGCACATTGCTTAATAGCTTTTCCTGTGCTACTTCTCCAGTGTCCATTATTTCTGGTTCCACGCTGGTGTTGTCACACAATAACTTAGACGGCGGGACATCAGTGGGGGCCatgttatctgcaactgaacattcTGTAGGATTGTCGCTCGATTCTACGGTGTGTTGTCGTCGTTTTCTCCTTgcctttttcttctttcttttatCATTGATGCGTTCATCTTCATCAATAATTAGGTCCGTGTTGTGTGAGAGGGAGCATTTCACTCCATTTGGACACCAACCGTAAGCCTTTTAGGAGACATGCAAAGACATTTATAAGTGCATCATCATGGAATATACTTCCCATTATCAGTATGCATTACACTAAGCCGAGAAAAGGTCTTGTGAGGCTTGATAGAAATAATATATCTGGTTACCAGTGTGAAATAATGTCTACCTAAAGATGATTTATGAGAGGAATACAGACACCCTCCATTTTACAAAATTCCCCCCCCAAATTTAATGTTAGTTATACTCACAGAAAACCGTTCACAAATTCCTATTCCCTCGCCTGTAACCTTGTCAGCTTCTGGGAGGTTGCAGTGCCGATAGTCAATATAACCTGTGAATGCCTGTTTGTAGTTACAGAACTCAATGGAGAGATGCCTGTTGCTAGTGTCAATTAATCTGGTATTCTCCCTTCTGCTGCAAATTGAAACAAACATTACGAGAGTCAGGATAACAAACTAAATCACAGCTATGCTTTCCCGGGTTTTTGACATTACTGTTTCAAACCACCAGAGGTCTTGGAAGAGCTTTCTAAACTGCAAACTCCCTCTAATGACAAAGAAGAGGTACTGCTTGCCCTTTACAAATTTATATTCACCAAGTAATCATTGAGAGAAAAATGAAGCCTTCTCGCACAAAACAACAAAAATATACTTTAAAAAGTGTATGGATGAAGTTTGGGGCATACCAATCTTATGTTGCAAAAATGCTCTTAATATTTTGCTCAAGGCTGGGGATGTCTGCTCAGGAGTGAAACACTTTTTCAGACGGTGTTTGCATTAACCAAGTGCCAAGTAAGGTTCTTGGCACTTTCAAAGAGTGCCTCATTATGTTAGCCTTAGGTTCATCAGACgttctctcacctctgagtcagaagagttcaagccccattccagagatttgagcacatcaTCTGGGCTGACACTTCAATGTAATAGGAGGATTGCTGCCTTTTAATTGAGCAATGTTAATCAAAGGCCAGATGGACACAGATTCCATGACTTGAAAACCAGGAATTAGCTCAATGAACATTTATTAATTATCCAATATCACATTAGTTTTATCGTTTCAATACAAATGAAATAATTCATTGGAAATGAGAAAGCTGTTGCGATTGGCAATATATTAATTATGCTTTTATAGCTTTTCAATTGGGTAATTTAAAACCATCTCAATTCcttgttaagggccagggtttagtgaaccccaaagtgtatcatggaggtcaactgacccacaacttttactaaattgtggtatggggagcacacggcccactctacaggtgtggttgggcagaaatggaaaagtattttttaaagcaaaacaatgtttattctatgaactcaagttaacctttctaaaacacagtgaacatcttagcaatcattaattcaaatacaaaccccaaaaaATACATCACTAAgtcatcctttaagctttccttttaacatccataagacttaaaaccttttaccagaagcacattaggtttacattcactactgagaacatttataattctgaattcaccaaatgatcaagagatagtcttttgatggcagagagaacagcagtatacctccttggtctggcttcagctccaacactgaaaacgaaactaaaacaccctgcagcaaacagcctaaaacaaaagtaaaaagcggacagcccagctccacccactctgccatcactgcagtaataaacacccatttcttaaaggtactctcactacagatacttatatacacacccatttcctaaaggtactctcacatgacacctcccccaaggaaaaaaaaaacccatcaacttcaagatggtttcatttttcaccttttcactatccttcaagaaatgcacacagtaaatatacttttttgtttcaaaaaacaacatacacaaacaggtacaacaatatagtccatttttttgattttcctccaactggaatccttcctgattgacggtctctttgaacaagaaggtctttgcacgatccgtccatttctccaagcctcggcatttctctttaaagtcagatactttagttcaatctgatcgcagagtcccttgtaattctccaacacaggaccattggttatcacagctttcaggcgacaaatgcctgttgaaagtccgctgtcctctgtttcttcagcaagtccattagtggaacaatcatgctacaaaacctttgcacaaatgttcgatcaaatccactcatgccaagaactcgccttatttcccttcgtcttgaggatatcggaaactcctcaaggaaagtgatttgggcttttccaaattcacttttggctaggtttatcaccagacccgcctcctgaaatcgattgaataactccatcaggatgttttaaatgttctgtccatgtctggctgaaaattaccagatcgtcgatgtataccgcacaattgggtaatcccgaaacaactttattagttaaccgttgaaatgtggctggtgcgtttttcatgccaaatggcataagtttgaattggcatataccatctggagtcacaaaagctgaaatctccttcgactttcggataaaggtacctgccagtaacctttaagtaaatccagtttggaaataaaaactgattgtctcactttctcaatgcaatcctccaaacgtgggataagagtccgttcttgtaactgcattaacctttctataatccacacacaaccgttgggtaccgtctggtttaggtaccatcactatgggtgagctccattggctgcaactcacttcaattatgtcatttttaagcacactctcactctctttgttaacctgtgccaattttaaagggtttagTCTGTAtggttgattggaacagcatttcccacatctacataatgtacagccattttagtacttcccaatttatctctacaaatttgcccatgtgaaataactctttcaggtcagtccgtttttcctctggaaggtaactcaacaatttatccaatATTTTGAACATccgcattttccaatttaatttgaggtatgtcaaattcacagttatctggatttggttcgtcactgagttagaatcattaaaacctcctcctttttctctccttccttttcaaagtaccttttaagcatattcacatgacacactcggtgagttttccttctatccggcgtttttaaccacataattcacctcacttaatttcctttcaatctgaaaaggtccacaaaatctagcttttaaaggttcacctaccactggtaacaatactaaaacttcatctccaatggcaaaactacgaactttggatttcttgtccgctacccgtttcatcacattttgtgcaacttttaaatgttgcctagtcaattcccctgctctatttaatcgttccctgaaatttgacacgtaatccaataatgtaatttccgatttctcactcaccaatttttccttaatcaatttacctcatgaccaaaaatgagttcaaaaggacttaatttggttgactcattaggtgcatccctaattgcaaacagtacaaatggaattcctttttcccaatcctctggataatcttgataataagccctcaacattgtctttaatgtctgatgccacctttctaacgctccctgcaattctggatggtacgcagttgatttaaattgttttattcctaagctatccataacttctttgaataacctggaggtaaaattcgatccttgatccgactgtatttctgtgggtagtccatatctagtaaagaatttaagtaactcctccacaatctttttagttgtaatattacgtactggaatggcctctggaaacctagtagacacatccattacagtcaaaagatattgattcccactttttgttttaggaagcgttcccacgcaatcaattaggacccttgtaaaaggttcctcaaatgctggaatgggtattaagggcgctggctttatcactgcttgaggtttccctatcacttgacatgtgagacatgattgacaaaatttaactacatctttatgtagtccaggccaataaatgtttctggattttagcttgagttttccttattcccaaatgacctcccactggtacctcatgtgcaactcgcaacacctcctttctataccctaccgacaatactacttgatgaatttcagcccacttttcatccgccaggGAACGAttcaaatatccacctcatcctccacctgttcttgttctttttcaaccatctgatcaaaaatagtttctgataattgcacttcaacgtcatcttcactctttgatttctcctcgtcttaacctgtgactttgcaaccttgctactacacaatcctgaaaaatcccatgatattcatccttcaacacttcaattgtctgattttccactgccttatcaaccacagtaggcatcattcccacctgtgatccagctatatcattacccaagataaactattcctggacaaggtcgtttctctattactcccactaccacttcaccactcttcactggactttccaaccttcccttatataatggaacactactcctctcacctgaattccacatattaccaccttttctggcaacattcttcccaaactacataactcatctcttaccattaaagattgactagctcccgtatctcttaaaattgtgacttctttacctgatacgcgagtaaactttacccacacaagtaaattatttaaagagatctggcaccttcttatcaatcacctcttgatcaggctgtacaaccttttgcacctccttcgcttcacatgggctatcctttaccactttcacaaaccccactgtcttatcctgttttaccacatcagccttcccagtgcttttcttcaaccaccaacactgactgtgGAGTTCTCCCAgtaagccagagaagacacagccagagtgagacacaacaaagagtaagtttgggaatttgaagctaggtgggaattgaatccaatccaatcggtaagactgttccttttaaatttcaagagttgaaattaatttaaattaatctagaattgtgcagtgtaggttaacaagggctgccccacccactcacataactggttggcaattaagtgtcagtcaccttaatctactttgatctaaaagcaggtgggggaggggagtcaattcaggccaatttaaaagagcaacttataactcactcccagtgagccagagaagacacagccagtgaGAGACAtaacaaagagtgagtttgggaatttcaagctaggtgggaattcgacgctgggtggggaggaggtgctttatatccctggtaagtgactggtaagtagtttttcttttcattgtctaatttatttattttttctttcgttttttggaattataGTTGTACAAGTTTACCTAAGGTttgagacatggcaggagatcccagacccgtgtcatgcttctCATGTgctatgtgggagctcagggacacgtccactgtccctggctccatcacgtgcaagtgtgtccagttgcagctcctgttagaccgcttgacggctctggagctccgCATGGACttgactttggagcatccgcgatgctgaggaggtcgtggatagcacatttagcgaattGGTGACACCACaggttaggattgctgagggagaaagggaatgggtgaccaaaagactgagcaagagtaggaaggcaaaacagatatactgctttggatactgttgagggagatggctcactaggggaatgcagcagccaggttcatggcaccgtggctggctctgctgcgcagctgggcaggaagaagagtggcagggctatagtgataggggactcaatcgtaaggggaatagacaggcagctctgcggatgcaatcgagactccaggatggtatgttgcctccctggtgcaagggtcaaggatgtctcggagtggctgcaggactttctggggggggggggggggggaagagaaagaggagTAAGGGGGTGAACATAGGCAAAAAACGGgacgagttaaactaaaaagtaggacctcaaaaaggTAGTAATCTCTCAGGATTGctacagtgccacgagctagtcagagtaggaatgtcaggatagataggatgaatgcgtggctcgagagatggtgcaagagggaaggattcaaattcctggggcatttgaaccagttctgggggacgtgggaccagtacaaaccggacggtctacacctgggcaggactggaaccgatgtcctgggggtgggtgtttgctagagctgttggggagggtttaaactaatgtggcagggggatgggaactgatgcaggacgttggaaggcagtaaaactgggacagaaacaaaaggcagtaagggggaaaagtgtaaggcagagaagccatagtcaaaaatcaaaaagggcgacagtacaaggtacagtgacgaggggagctcagtgaataggcccagtaacactagaacaaagaacaaagaaatgtacagcacaggaacaggcccttcggccctccaagcccgtgccgaccatactgcccgactaaactacaatcttctacacttcctgggtccgtatccttctattcccatcctattcatatatttgtcaagatgccccttaaatgtccctatcgtccctgcttccactacctcctccggtagtgagttccaggcacccactaccctctgcgtaaaaaacttgcctcgtacatctactctaaactttgcccctctcaccttaaacctatgccccctagtaattgacccctctaccctggggaaaagcctctgactatccactctgtctatgcccctcataattttgtatacctctatcaggtcgcccctcaacctccttcattccagtgagaacaaaccgagtttattcaatcgctcctcatagcttatgccctccataccaggcaacattctggtaaatctcttctgcaccctctctaaagcctccacatccttctggtagtgtggcgaccagaactgaacactatactccaagtgtggcctaactaaggttctatacagctgcaacatgacttgccaattcttatactcaatgccccggccaatgaaggcaagcatgccgtatgccttcttgactaccttctccacctgtgttgcccctttcaatgacctgtggacctgtactcctagatctctttgactttcaatactcttgagggttctaccattcactgtatattccctacctgcattagcccttccaaaatgcattacctcacatttgtccggattaaactccatctgccatctctccgcccaagtctccagacaatctaaatcctgctgtatcctcagacagtcctcatcgctatccgcaattccaccaacctttgtgtcgtctgcaaacttactaatcagaccagttacattttcctccaaatcatttatatatactacaaagagcaaaggtcccagcactgatccctgtggaacaccactggtcacagccctccaatgagaaaagcatccctccattgctaccctctgccttctatggcctagccagttctgtatccaccttgccagttcacccctgatcccgtgtgacttcaccttttgtactagtctaccatgagggaccttgtcaaaggccttactgaagtccatatagacaacatctactgccctacctgcatcaatcatcttagtgacctcctcgaaaaactctatcaagttagtgagacacgaccttcccttcacaaaaccgtgctgcctctcactaatacgtccatttgcttccaaatgggagtagatcctgtctcgaagaattctctccagtaatttccctaccactgaagtaaggctcaccggcctgtagttcccgggattatccttgctacccttcttaaacagaggaacaacattggctattctccagtcctccgggacatcccctgaagacagcgaggatccaaagatttctgtcaaggcctcagcaatttcctctccagcctccttcagtattctggggtagatcccatccggccctggggacttatctaccttaatattttttaagacacccaacacctcgtctttttggatcacaatgtgacccaggctatctacacccccttctccagactcaacatctaccaattccttctctttggtgaatactgatgcaaagtattcatttagtacctcgcccatttcctctggctccacacatagattcccttgcctatccttcagtgggccaaccctttccctggctaccctcttgctttttatgtacgtgtaaaaagccttgggattttccttaaccctatttgccaatgacttttcatgaccccttctagccctcctgactccttgcttaagttccttcctactttccttatatgccacacaggcttcgtctgttcccagcattttagccctgacaaatgcctcctttttctttttgacgaggcctacaatatcactcgtcatccaaggttcccgaaaattgccgtatttatctttcttcctcacaggaacatgcctgtcctatattcctttcaactgccacttgaaagcctcccacatgtcagatgttgatttgccctcaaacatccgcccccaatctatgttcttcagttcccgcctaatattgttataattagccttcccccaatttagcacattcatcctcggaccactcttatccttgtccaccagtactttaaaacttactgaattgtggtcactgttaccgaaatgctcccctactgaaacatcgaccacctggccgggctcattccccaataccaggtccagtaccgccccttccctagttggactgtttacatattgttttaagaagccctcct
This window contains:
- the toe1 gene encoding target of EGR1 protein 1 isoform X1, producing MSFMKVPVVDVHTDNFKEIWPSMLLAVRTANFIALDTELSGLGTRKALLAQSIEDRYKAICQAARTRSVLSLGIASFKELSDKPGGTYLTQVYNITLLCMDEYIIEPQSVQFLVQHGFDFNKQYSKGIPYHKGNDKPNECRGQNMRALFLEIIQSKKPLILHNGLIDLAFLYQCFYANLPDQLMTFTADVSEMFPAGVYDTKYASEVETRFVSSYLEYAYKKCRRENTRLIDTSNRHLSIEFCNYKQAFTGYIDYRHCNLPEADKVTGEGIGICERFSAYGWCPNGVKCSLSHNTDLIIDEDERINDKRKKKKARRKRRQHTVESSDNPTECSVADNMAPTDVPPSKLLCDNTSVEPEIMDTGEVAQEKLLSNVQLPGATLDAEGSEDNLSGVEKQGEFISNSKMENNPEDQKCTRTELVEKSKVEKYEGGTHRAGFDAFMTGFIMAYILIWKNGSTKMDPWLPDCHNKLYLSGKAIPLQICKSSFSKSSKAHQVKIELLREKH
- the toe1 gene encoding target of EGR1 protein 1 isoform X2 translates to MDEYIIEPQSVQFLVQHGFDFNKQYSKGIPYHKGNDKPNECRGQNMRALFLEIIQSKKPLILHNGLIDLAFLYQCFYANLPDQLMTFTADVSEMFPAGVYDTKYASEVETRFVSSYLEYAYKKCRRENTRLIDTSNRHLSIEFCNYKQAFTGYIDYRHCNLPEADKVTGEGIGICERFSAYGWCPNGVKCSLSHNTDLIIDEDERINDKRKKKKARRKRRQHTVESSDNPTECSVADNMAPTDVPPSKLLCDNTSVEPEIMDTGEVAQEKLLSNVQLPGATLDAEGSEDNLSGVEKQGEFISNSKMENNPEDQKCTRTELVEKSKVEKYEGGTHRAGFDAFMTGFIMAYILIWKNGSTKMDPWLPDCHNKLYLSGKAIPLQICKSSFSKSSKAHQVKIELLREKH